The following is a genomic window from Prunus persica cultivar Lovell chromosome G7, Prunus_persica_NCBIv2, whole genome shotgun sequence.
GATAAATCTGTATTCAAGTGTAACAGTAATGTATGTGATTCATTTAGTTTTGGCAATGCTATTCTCCCTCAGATTTTATGCGCTCTTTATCATGTTGAAATTCTCAGAACTGCATATGCTTTACAGACAAACAAGCATCAGAGTTGCCTTCAGCAAATTAAGcttaaaagataaataaaggGAACTTCAATGTAAACCTGTTGTCTTTTGCTAAAATTTGAACCTATATACAAGAACGAAAGTTACAAGTTTTCATGTAGTATAACCAACAGAATAAATGCTAGGTCGTAAATTCCATGGTCTGGTAAAGATAGAGTCTAAGATTATGGACATATACAAGCCAAAAAGTTACTAGTTTTTATGTTTAGCAGCATCTTATCTCTTGTGGTACGTTCCTATATATCCATCTTGAATGATTTGAGAATGAGTCTTTAGTCCAACTGCTCCTGAGATAGGCATGACTTGTTAATATCTTGCGATTGTTATGCTTGAAATCTCTGGAGCTCATCAAGGCGAACGGGGATGGTCGAGTCAAAGCGAACGCTCTCTGGATTTTCTGCATAAGCCACATAGTAAGACGAAACACATGCTTGGGGCCATGCCATAGCAATCCTACACTGAAATTACAGACATCAAAGCCAAAGTCAGAAGACATCAAGGTATTGATATTTGTAAGGTTATGGGCAAAGAGGATGTACAGCTAGAGTTATTTACCATGAAATAGCCGATGAAGAATGCATAGATTGAAACTTCTGCAGCATAGCTCTTATGAATCGCAAGAGCCCAAGTTCCACTCGCTAGGCTGCATATTGCACCTGCTGCCACCCCAGAAAGAAAGCAGAATGATCCTGTGAGATCCAAGTCGATTAATTCTTTTAATCCTGCACTCCTGAACATCTCCCAAGTATCTGATGATGCCTGCACGAAGCCCTTATCATACGCCCCGACATGCACAAAACCCCACCGGTTCCCATACATTACCAGCGTTGAAGCCATTCCTGCATAACAGTTGGCACATGAAAACAGAAACTCGTCGGTATCCCCTGCAACCAATTTCATGCCTCGGGCAGAGCCCCGAATAACCCCGAGAACTGGAACCAAGATGGAGCCAATGCAGATACTCCCCATCAAGTGCTTAAGTGTGTCGCGGAAAGCCTTAGGTGTGTCAATATCTGTTCCCCATGCAAAGTGCATGTACTTGATGCGTGAGACAGTAACAAGAAGTATGTTCTTGATTACTTGCATAGTCCATGCCATGCTCAGCAAGATTACTGAGTGGAACAGCACATTCAAACTACTTCTGGTGGCAGTGGCTCTTCCAATGCCAGACACCAAGAAACATGAGTAAAGAATGCTGATGGAAATTGACTGAAGGACTAACATGGTAGTTTTAGCAGGAGGGAAAGCAGTGGAAACTGATAAAATCCGGATGGCATATTCAAAACGGGGACTGACCCAACAGGCATACAGGGATTGAATGAGGGCACAAATGACTGCAACCACGCCTGCGGCCAAACTTTGAGCAGAACCTACAGATACAAGCAGTACACCGACTGCGCAGGTTAACAAAGGGCTAAGCCAAAAGGCAGCCTTGATAGCTTTAGAAGGGCTTGAGCCAGTGACCCATTGCCATATGAAAGCAACAATTGCAGAGCAGGCTGTTGAAGTGAGCAATGGAGGATAAAACTTGAggggttgaaaatggtgattGCGAGAGGTGGAGATGAGGCCATACAGTGTAAGGAAGACGACGAAGATGGCAATGAGGATCAAGTGCAAGTAAAAAAGAATTGTAAAGAGCCTCCTGAGGAATTTCCCAGCCGTGGCTGTCTCAGTTGGAATGATGCTAGGCTCTTGTGCCTGCATCCACAGCAAATCAATTGGATATATTAATCAACAAGAAAGTCAACTGGTGAAGTTCAAAGATAAACCAAATTGGTACTGGAAAATTAGATTGGAAAGAGGGAAATTGCAAGGAATTTGAAAaggggagaaaagaaagacgaacaagaacaagaaagaaacaagaaatggGTGAAAGAGTTGAGAGAGCCGAGAAAGAAATAAGAACCTTGATGTGGTTGGTGAATGAAGgcctatcttcttcttcttgaactTCTCTTTGGATGTTCTTTGAAGTTGCACTGGTTGAATGAAGTTCCATCATTTGACCTTGttgtttaatatatatatatcttgaaTTTCTACAAGTTCCTTTGCCTCCAAGATTCAACAAAATGAGATGGATGGAAATTTCCCAGGT
Proteins encoded in this region:
- the LOC18769256 gene encoding protein PNS1, which encodes MHSVYIIFLIRTWEISIHLILLNLGGKGTCRNSRYIYIKQQGQMMELHSTSATSKNIQREVQEEEDRPSFTNHIKAQEPSIIPTETATAGKFLRRLFTILFYLHLILIAIFVVFLTLYGLISTSRNHHFQPLKFYPPLLTSTACSAIVAFIWQWVTGSSPSKAIKAAFWLSPLLTCAVGVLLVSVGSAQSLAAGVVAVICALIQSLYACWVSPRFEYAIRILSVSTAFPPAKTTMLVLQSISISILYSCFLVSGIGRATATRSSLNVLFHSVILLSMAWTMQVIKNILLVTVSRIKYMHFAWGTDIDTPKAFRDTLKHLMGSICIGSILVPVLGVIRGSARGMKLVAGDTDEFLFSCANCYAGMASTLVMYGNRWGFVHVGAYDKGFVQASSDTWEMFRSAGLKELIDLDLTGSFCFLSGVAAGAICSLASGTWALAIHKSYAAEVSIYAFFIGYFMCRIAMAWPQACVSSYYVAYAENPESVRFDSTIPVRLDELQRFQA